A single region of the Streptomyces sp. AM 4-1-1 genome encodes:
- a CDS encoding STAS domain-containing protein, whose translation MAKQNASAEMVKLLSADSQEVTAGWVERVSGTLGGRLSRAELDRELRELYTALQEALRAGGQDLHAEELSEVRALLTELSRNRARQGFTPSETAISVFALKGELEKVLQDGSAQEIQAYLRLARLLDELGLFTIETHSRAREEIISAQSDQLMELSTPVVKLWDGVIAVPLVGTLDSARTQVVMEKLLQALVDTGSEQAIIDITGVPAVDTQVAQHLLKTIVAARLMGAECTVSGIRPQIAQTIVALGIEFGDIVTKATLADALQLALKKSGIDLVAHQGSRR comes from the coding sequence ATGGCGAAGCAAAACGCCTCCGCCGAGATGGTGAAACTGCTCTCGGCCGACAGCCAGGAGGTCACGGCCGGGTGGGTGGAGCGTGTCTCCGGCACCCTGGGCGGCAGACTGAGCCGGGCGGAGCTGGACCGTGAGCTGCGCGAGCTGTACACGGCGCTCCAGGAAGCGCTCCGGGCGGGCGGTCAGGACCTCCACGCCGAGGAGCTGTCCGAGGTCAGGGCTCTGCTCACCGAACTGTCGCGCAACCGCGCCCGCCAGGGCTTCACGCCGAGCGAGACCGCGATCAGCGTGTTCGCGCTGAAGGGGGAGCTGGAGAAGGTTCTCCAGGACGGCTCCGCCCAGGAGATCCAGGCGTATCTGCGTCTCGCCCGACTGCTCGACGAACTCGGTCTGTTCACGATCGAGACGCACAGCAGGGCGCGCGAGGAGATCATCAGCGCCCAGTCCGACCAGCTGATGGAGCTGTCCACCCCTGTGGTCAAGCTGTGGGACGGCGTGATCGCCGTGCCGCTCGTGGGGACCCTCGACTCCGCCCGGACCCAGGTCGTGATGGAGAAGCTTCTCCAGGCACTGGTGGACACCGGCTCCGAGCAGGCCATCATCGACATCACCGGGGTACCGGCGGTCGACACACAGGTCGCCCAGCACCTGCTCAAGACGATCGTCGCCGCCCGCCTCATGGGCGCCGAATGCACCGTGTCCGGAATCCGGCCGCAGATCGCCCAGACGATCGTGGCGCTCGGCATCGAGTTCGGTGACATCGTGACGAAGGCCACCCTTGCGGACGCCCTCCAGCTCGCGCTGAAGAAGTCGGGCATCGACCTCGTCGCTCACCAAGGGTCCCGTCGATGA
- a CDS encoding sensor histidine kinase — protein sequence MSTFATDPESVLAFAIGSAQDIFALRRSGQAAAEVLGLPRQDQVRLATALSELGRDRLGCDGLAVTFALHSEGPPSLVVVLAWDHGTRPGPESLELAARLVHRVRYEEGSPRSRVVIEQPVPMADTAPALRHTRLRDALHRTTPTTLVEDLRAQTRDLISTIEETRAQREELRRLNEELEETNKGVLALYTELSQELEETNSGVVALHAELEDKSRQLRETSEAKTRFWTNISHELRTPVNAVVALSRLLLAPDSPDLKDEQRQQVSLIASAGHTLLALVGDLLDVAKAESGQLHPHPAPVDLRTLFGQLGGLMRGTVHSEGVALVMPESGTLPVVVTDEVLLSRILRNLLSNALKFTEHGEVRLDFTTDGTPTPWLVFTVTDTGVGIPRGELKRIFEEFYQVRGPHQRGRPGTGLGLPYARTLAELLGGTLTLTSTPGVGTRVEVRLPDLPTPPAVERPDTADAPPAPSDAPADGTHR from the coding sequence GTGAGTACGTTCGCCACCGACCCCGAGTCCGTGCTGGCGTTCGCCATCGGCTCGGCACAGGACATCTTCGCGCTCCGGCGCAGCGGTCAGGCGGCGGCCGAGGTCCTGGGACTGCCCCGGCAGGACCAGGTGCGGCTGGCGACCGCGCTGAGCGAACTCGGACGCGACCGGCTCGGCTGCGACGGTCTGGCCGTGACGTTCGCACTGCACAGCGAGGGTCCGCCGTCGCTCGTCGTCGTACTCGCCTGGGACCACGGCACCCGTCCCGGCCCGGAGTCGCTGGAACTGGCCGCCCGCCTCGTGCACCGGGTGCGGTACGAGGAGGGCTCCCCGCGAAGCCGAGTCGTCATCGAACAGCCCGTGCCGATGGCCGACACCGCCCCCGCCCTCAGGCACACCCGGCTGCGCGACGCCCTGCACCGCACCACTCCGACCACCCTCGTCGAGGACCTACGCGCGCAGACCCGCGACCTGATCTCGACGATCGAGGAGACCCGGGCCCAGCGCGAGGAACTGCGTCGGCTCAACGAGGAGTTGGAGGAGACCAACAAGGGTGTCCTGGCCCTCTACACCGAGCTGTCCCAGGAGTTGGAGGAGACCAACAGCGGTGTGGTCGCCCTGCACGCCGAACTGGAGGACAAGTCCCGCCAGTTGCGGGAGACGAGCGAGGCGAAGACCCGGTTCTGGACGAACATCAGCCATGAACTGCGCACCCCCGTCAACGCCGTGGTCGCCCTCTCCCGCCTCCTCCTGGCGCCCGACTCACCGGATCTGAAGGACGAGCAGCGGCAGCAGGTCTCGCTCATCGCCTCGGCGGGCCACACCCTGCTCGCCCTGGTCGGCGATCTCCTCGACGTCGCCAAGGCGGAGTCGGGACAACTGCACCCGCACCCGGCCCCGGTCGATCTGCGGACCCTGTTCGGTCAGCTCGGCGGGCTGATGCGCGGCACGGTGCACTCGGAGGGCGTCGCTCTGGTGATGCCCGAGTCCGGCACGCTTCCGGTGGTGGTCACCGACGAGGTGCTGCTGAGCCGTATCCTGCGCAACCTCCTGTCCAACGCGCTGAAGTTCACCGAACACGGTGAGGTGCGCCTGGACTTCACCACGGACGGGACACCGACCCCCTGGCTGGTCTTCACGGTCACCGACACCGGCGTCGGCATCCCGCGGGGCGAACTCAAGCGGATCTTCGAGGAGTTCTACCAGGTGCGCGGCCCGCACCAGCGGGGCCGACCGGGCACCGGCCTCGGACTGCCGTACGCCCGTACGCTCGCGGAACTGCTGGGCGGCACGCTCACGCTGACCAGCACCCCGGGGGTCGGTACCCGGGTCGAGGTGCGGCTCCCCGACCTGCCGACGCCTCCCGCGGTGGAGAGACCCGACACCGCCGACGCCCCGCCCGCCCCGTCCGACGCGCCCGCCGACGGGACCCACCGGTGA
- a CDS encoding anti-sigma regulatory factor: MIPPWAAEEPPQTHPIVSNDDIVRARQLARALTQRCKLSLVDQTKFITAVSELARNTLIYGGGGVLTAGAVRKNGKLGVAAVFEDSGPGIPDVEQAMTDGWTSGSGLGLGLSGARRLVDDFDLSTEAGRGTTVTVVKWTR; this comes from the coding sequence ATGATCCCCCCTTGGGCCGCTGAGGAACCACCGCAGACGCACCCCATCGTCAGCAACGACGACATCGTGCGTGCCAGGCAACTGGCCAGGGCGCTCACCCAGCGGTGCAAGCTGTCGCTCGTCGACCAGACCAAATTCATCACAGCGGTCAGCGAACTGGCCCGTAACACCCTGATCTACGGCGGTGGTGGCGTGCTCACCGCCGGCGCCGTCCGCAAGAACGGGAAGCTGGGCGTGGCCGCCGTCTTCGAGGACTCGGGGCCGGGCATCCCCGACGTGGAGCAGGCGATGACCGACGGCTGGACGTCGGGCAGCGGGCTCGGACTCGGGCTGAGCGGCGCGCGACGGCTCGTGGACGACTTCGACCTGTCCACCGAGGCCGGCCGCGGCACCACCGTGACCGTGGTGAAGTGGACGCGATGA
- a CDS encoding STAS domain-containing protein, whose protein sequence is MTERVPVLQIGDVLLVSIQVDLEDQTVLNLQEDLAEQIVAKAARGVVIDITAVEIVDSFVGRMLATIAAISRMLDAETVVVGMRPAVAITLVELGLSLGGVRTALNLEKGLTLLRRSDTRPDRA, encoded by the coding sequence ATGACCGAGCGCGTACCCGTCCTGCAGATCGGTGACGTCCTGCTGGTCTCCATCCAGGTGGACCTTGAGGACCAGACCGTCCTCAACCTGCAGGAGGACCTGGCCGAACAGATCGTGGCCAAGGCGGCCCGCGGTGTCGTGATCGACATCACCGCGGTCGAGATCGTCGACTCCTTCGTGGGACGCATGCTGGCCACCATCGCGGCGATCTCACGCATGCTGGACGCCGAGACCGTGGTGGTGGGGATGCGTCCGGCGGTCGCCATCACACTCGTCGAACTCGGTCTTTCGCTGGGTGGGGTGCGTACCGCGCTCAACCTGGAAAAGGGGCTGACGCTGCTGCGTCGGTCAGACACCCGCCCGGACCGGGCATGA
- a CDS encoding glycosyltransferase, with the protein MPRIHDIAVAELELDGPHGWELRPVPGGPPPLPGRNDGRDRQVFALVRFRGRPVGTLLGRVRAGDDPAAALAAQAADRITLPGGPDPQAWGPEGRNSHVWDPQAQDPYAWDPHGRYPQAWDPYAWDPQGGYPQAQDPQGRYPQGRYPQGRYPYAWDPQGRYPQAQDPQGRYPYAWDPQGRNPQAQDPQAQDPELRQQGPGPGRDPDGERFVEPPLTTVVVATRERPGQLARALDSLLAQDHPDFEVVVVDNAPATTATRDLVAAEYAARGVRHVTEPVPGLAAAHNRGVAVAAAGILAFTDDDVIADPHWLTALTTPFAADPRIGCVTGLILPARLTTPAQILLESHGGFAKGFAARQYDPARPPADEPLFPFTAGRFGSGANMAFRAGPLRAVGGFDPATGTGTPARGGDDLYAFVRVLAAGHQLRYTPDALVWHHHRERWQDLRDQAYGYGAGLTACLTALLVRHPALLPALLARLPRGLAHARAMTASRTVAPGDLPGRLLPGERTGFGGGGALGAHDARSHPWPRHLSRLERRGMLYGPIGYVRARHRVRSLPLPWESR; encoded by the coding sequence TTGCCGCGCATCCATGACATCGCCGTGGCCGAGCTGGAGCTGGACGGGCCCCACGGGTGGGAGCTGCGGCCCGTGCCCGGCGGCCCGCCGCCGCTGCCCGGCCGGAACGACGGACGGGACCGGCAGGTCTTCGCGCTCGTACGGTTCCGGGGCCGCCCGGTCGGCACGCTGCTCGGCCGCGTCCGCGCGGGCGACGACCCGGCCGCCGCGCTCGCCGCCCAGGCGGCCGACCGCATCACCCTCCCAGGCGGACCGGACCCGCAAGCCTGGGGCCCGGAAGGCCGGAACTCGCACGTCTGGGACCCGCAAGCCCAGGACCCGTACGCCTGGGACCCGCATGGCCGGTACCCGCAAGCCTGGGACCCGTACGCCTGGGACCCGCAAGGCGGGTACCCACAAGCCCAGGACCCGCAAGGCCGGTACCCGCAAGGCCGGTACCCGCAAGGCCGGTACCCGTACGCCTGGGACCCGCAAGGCCGGTACCCGCAAGCCCAGGACCCGCAAGGCCGGTACCCGTACGCCTGGGACCCGCAAGGCCGGAACCCACAAGCCCAGGACCCACAAGCCCAGGACCCGGAACTCCGGCAGCAGGGTCCAGGGCCGGGCCGGGACCCCGACGGTGAGCGGTTCGTCGAGCCGCCCCTCACCACGGTCGTCGTCGCCACCCGCGAACGCCCCGGACAGCTCGCCCGCGCCCTCGACTCGCTCCTCGCCCAGGATCACCCGGACTTCGAGGTCGTCGTCGTCGACAACGCCCCGGCCACCACCGCCACCCGCGACCTCGTCGCCGCCGAGTACGCCGCGAGGGGCGTCCGCCATGTCACCGAGCCCGTGCCCGGACTGGCCGCCGCCCACAACCGGGGCGTCGCCGTCGCGGCGGCCGGGATTCTCGCCTTCACGGACGACGACGTGATCGCCGATCCGCACTGGCTGACCGCCCTCACCACACCGTTCGCGGCCGACCCGCGCATCGGCTGCGTCACCGGGCTGATCCTCCCCGCCCGGCTGACCACGCCCGCGCAGATACTCCTGGAGAGCCACGGCGGCTTCGCGAAGGGCTTCGCCGCCCGCCAGTACGACCCGGCGCGTCCGCCCGCCGACGAACCGCTGTTCCCGTTCACCGCGGGACGGTTCGGCTCCGGCGCCAACATGGCGTTCCGCGCCGGACCGCTGCGGGCCGTCGGCGGCTTCGACCCGGCGACCGGGACCGGGACCCCCGCCAGGGGCGGCGACGACCTCTACGCCTTTGTGCGTGTTCTCGCCGCCGGTCACCAACTCCGGTACACGCCGGACGCGTTGGTCTGGCATCACCACCGTGAGCGCTGGCAGGACCTGCGCGACCAGGCGTACGGGTACGGGGCCGGGCTCACCGCCTGTCTCACCGCGCTCCTCGTCCGCCACCCCGCGCTGCTGCCCGCTCTCCTCGCCCGGCTGCCGCGCGGACTCGCCCACGCCCGCGCGATGACCGCGTCCCGCACCGTGGCGCCGGGGGACCTGCCGGGCCGTCTGCTGCCCGGAGAACGCACGGGGTTCGGCGGTGGAGGAGCCCTCGGCGCGCACGACGCCCGGAGCCACCCCTGGCCCCGGCACCTCTCCCGGCTGGAACGCCGGGGCATGCTGTACGGCCCGATCGGATACGTGCGCGCCCGCCACCGGGTCCGCTCCCTCCCGTTGCCGTGGGAGTCACGATGA
- a CDS encoding formimidoylglutamate deiminase: protein MSYWASHAWLGAHVEPGVLLDVTEGRISAVRVGVGTPPRGATVLRGLTLPGLANTHSHAFHRALRATVQVGSGTFWTWRETMYQAASRLTPDTYYDLARAVYAEMALAGITAVGEFHYLHHAPGGAPYDNPNAMGEALIAAAAEAGIRITLLDTAYLAAGFGQPPNPSQLRFSDTTADAWAERASLLKDSDHALIGAAVHSVRAVPAAQLGTVAAWAEERRAPLHVHLSEQTAENDACQAAHGRTPTRLLADHGVLGPRTTGIHNTHLTDEDIELLGSSGTGTCMCPTTERDLADGIGPAAALQGAGSPLSLGSDSHAVIDLFEEARAMELDERLRTHIRGHWTAGALLRAASADGHAALGRPDAGVLEPGASADFTTIALDTVRTAGPAPRLGAETAVFAASAADVRHTVVAGRHLVRDGRHTLIEDVPAALASAVAALHR from the coding sequence GTGTCGTACTGGGCGTCCCACGCCTGGCTCGGCGCCCATGTCGAGCCGGGTGTCCTCCTGGACGTGACCGAAGGGCGGATCTCCGCAGTCCGCGTCGGCGTCGGCACCCCGCCGCGGGGTGCCACCGTGCTGCGCGGCCTCACCCTCCCCGGCCTCGCCAACACCCACTCGCACGCCTTCCACCGCGCCCTGCGCGCCACCGTCCAGGTCGGCTCCGGCACCTTCTGGACGTGGCGCGAGACCATGTACCAGGCCGCGTCCCGCCTCACCCCCGACACCTATTACGACCTGGCCCGTGCCGTGTACGCCGAGATGGCGCTGGCCGGGATCACCGCCGTGGGCGAGTTCCACTATCTGCACCACGCACCGGGCGGCGCCCCCTACGACAACCCGAACGCGATGGGCGAGGCCCTGATCGCCGCCGCCGCCGAGGCCGGCATCCGGATCACCCTCCTGGACACCGCCTACCTCGCCGCCGGGTTCGGCCAACCGCCCAACCCCTCCCAACTGCGCTTCTCCGACACCACCGCCGACGCCTGGGCCGAACGCGCCTCCCTCCTCAAGGACAGTGACCACGCCCTGATCGGCGCGGCCGTCCACTCCGTACGCGCCGTCCCCGCCGCACAGCTCGGGACCGTCGCCGCCTGGGCCGAGGAACGGCGTGCCCCGCTCCACGTCCACCTCTCCGAGCAGACCGCGGAGAACGACGCCTGTCAGGCCGCCCACGGCCGCACCCCGACGCGGCTGCTCGCCGACCACGGAGTGCTCGGCCCGCGCACCACCGGCATCCACAACACCCACCTCACCGACGAGGACATCGAACTGCTCGGCTCCTCCGGGACCGGCACCTGCATGTGCCCCACCACCGAACGCGACCTCGCCGACGGCATCGGCCCGGCCGCCGCCCTCCAGGGCGCGGGTTCGCCCCTGTCGCTCGGCAGCGACAGCCACGCCGTGATCGACCTCTTCGAAGAGGCCCGCGCGATGGAACTCGACGAACGGCTGCGCACCCACATCCGTGGCCACTGGACCGCGGGCGCCCTGCTGCGGGCCGCCTCCGCGGACGGTCACGCCGCACTCGGCCGCCCCGACGCGGGCGTCCTCGAACCGGGCGCGTCCGCCGACTTCACGACCATCGCCCTGGACACCGTCAGGACAGCGGGACCGGCGCCCCGACTGGGCGCCGAGACAGCCGTATTCGCCGCCTCCGCCGCTGATGTGCGGCACACGGTCGTGGCGGGTCGTCACCTCGTACGGGACGGCCGGCACACGCTGATCGAGGACGTCCCGGCAGCGCTCGCCTCGGCCGTCGCCGCCCTGCACCGCTGA
- a CDS encoding GNAT family N-acetyltransferase, whose amino-acid sequence MSGRRVRVVRPGELGSREIAAWRELRAKSGAPASPFMEPEFTLAVGRVRPRAQVAVIGEESGEGDEGETGDRPGHTATHTAHHIATHNAGHTATHTSGHTATHTGGDIAGDIAGFLPFERRPLGHGTAIGFGVSDVQGPVLRPGLVLDERAVLRACGLSAWEYDNLEAGQELFDPGAAHPYPSYVIEIGDGYQAYEAGLRVRSPTFLRTTLAKERRLGRRVGEVRFVLDERDPAMLRTLMGWKSDQYRRTGRRDRFAKGWISDLVTFLSHTRAPGCAGLLSVLYAGDRPVAAHFGLRSRTVLSCWFPAYDPEFATHSPGLILHLRMAEAAARDGIGLLDLGRGAAEYKDALRTGELTVYEGASTRPGAGAALRWIGREPSRRAHTFVRDRPRLAGLARRNLERAGRLRAATRTGQERLDSQERPNGPERPNGPEQPNGRTGAGDTTDSTDRATGHGHR is encoded by the coding sequence TTGAGCGGTCGGCGCGTACGCGTGGTCAGGCCCGGGGAGCTGGGCTCGCGGGAGATCGCGGCCTGGCGGGAGCTGCGGGCGAAGTCCGGCGCACCGGCCAGCCCGTTCATGGAACCGGAATTCACCCTGGCCGTCGGCAGGGTCCGCCCGCGCGCCCAGGTGGCCGTGATCGGGGAAGAGAGCGGAGAGGGCGACGAAGGCGAGACCGGCGACCGCCCCGGTCACACCGCGACGCACACCGCCCATCACATCGCGACGCACAACGCCGGCCACACCGCGACGCACACCTCCGGTCACACCGCGACGCACACGGGTGGGGACATCGCCGGGGACATCGCGGGGTTCCTGCCCTTCGAGAGGCGACCGCTCGGCCACGGCACCGCCATCGGCTTCGGGGTGTCCGATGTCCAGGGCCCCGTACTCCGCCCCGGCCTGGTCCTCGACGAACGGGCCGTGCTCCGCGCCTGCGGGCTCTCCGCCTGGGAGTACGACAACCTCGAAGCGGGCCAGGAACTCTTCGACCCGGGCGCCGCCCATCCGTACCCCTCGTACGTCATCGAGATCGGCGACGGCTACCAGGCGTACGAAGCGGGTCTGCGCGTCCGCTCGCCCACCTTCCTGCGGACCACCCTCGCCAAGGAGCGCAGGCTCGGCCGCCGGGTCGGCGAGGTGCGGTTCGTCCTCGACGAACGCGATCCGGCGATGCTGCGTACGCTCATGGGCTGGAAATCCGACCAGTACCGCAGGACCGGCCGCCGCGACCGGTTCGCGAAGGGCTGGATCAGCGACCTCGTCACGTTCCTGTCGCACACCCGTGCGCCCGGCTGCGCCGGACTGCTGTCGGTGCTGTACGCGGGGGACCGGCCCGTCGCCGCGCACTTCGGACTGCGCTCGCGGACCGTGCTGTCCTGCTGGTTCCCGGCGTACGACCCGGAGTTCGCCACGCACTCGCCGGGGCTGATCCTCCATCTGCGGATGGCGGAGGCGGCGGCCCGTGACGGCATCGGACTGCTCGACCTGGGGCGCGGCGCGGCCGAGTACAAGGATGCGCTGAGGACGGGCGAGCTGACGGTGTACGAGGGCGCGTCGACGCGCCCCGGCGCGGGCGCGGCGCTCCGGTGGATCGGCCGCGAGCCGTCGCGCCGGGCCCACACCTTCGTACGGGACAGGCCCCGGCTCGCGGGTCTCGCGCGGCGGAACCTGGAACGCGCCGGGCGGCTGCGCGCCGCGACACGGACCGGGCAGGAGCGCCTGGACAGCCAGGAACGTCCGAACGGGCCGGAGCGTCCGAACGGGCCGGAGCAGCCCAACGGGCGGACGGGGGCGGGTGACACGACCGACTCGACCGACAGGGCCACGGGCCACGGCCACCGGTAG
- a CDS encoding ATP-binding SpoIIE family protein phosphatase has product MTELSGRTVPACEDIAWFRAEPSLPSMARGAAATLARRIGLNSHRASEVALAVTEAATNLQRHAVDGSLLLRVLRTEDRAGVEFVTVDTGPGMTDPVAALSDGVSTAGTLGIGLGAVARLADTFDLHSVPGRGTVLAAQFWSRNPGDAFMATPGQPPTAPAVVAGITRPISGETSCGDAWAARVDPGDSPSGGGSRERALLVMVCDGLGHGPLAALASEAAVKAFHHTSARQPEGILNDIHKALRGTRGGAVAVARIEPDAGLLRYCGIGNVAGFLLGPESRNGLLSAPGIVGQQMRTLRTFEQPLVPGGALVMHSDGLTERWTAGAIPNLLRHTPTVMAGHLLREAAVRRDDAGIVVVKGAW; this is encoded by the coding sequence ATGACCGAGTTGAGCGGCCGTACCGTGCCGGCCTGTGAGGACATCGCGTGGTTCCGGGCGGAGCCCTCCCTGCCGTCGATGGCGAGGGGGGCGGCGGCCACCCTGGCCCGCCGGATCGGCCTGAACAGCCACCGGGCCTCGGAGGTGGCGCTCGCCGTCACCGAGGCGGCGACCAATCTGCAGCGCCACGCGGTGGACGGCTCGCTGCTGCTGCGGGTGCTGCGCACCGAGGACCGCGCGGGTGTGGAGTTCGTCACCGTGGACACCGGGCCCGGCATGACCGACCCGGTCGCCGCACTGTCCGACGGGGTGTCCACGGCGGGCACGCTCGGCATCGGGCTCGGTGCCGTGGCCCGGCTCGCCGACACCTTCGACCTGCACTCCGTCCCGGGGCGGGGCACGGTCCTGGCCGCCCAGTTCTGGTCGCGGAACCCCGGCGACGCCTTCATGGCCACGCCGGGGCAGCCGCCCACCGCCCCCGCGGTCGTGGCCGGCATCACCCGCCCGATCAGCGGGGAGACCAGCTGCGGCGACGCCTGGGCCGCCCGCGTCGATCCGGGTGACAGCCCGTCCGGCGGGGGAAGCCGGGAGCGGGCGCTGCTCGTCATGGTGTGCGACGGGCTCGGCCACGGGCCGCTCGCCGCGCTGGCCTCCGAGGCGGCCGTGAAGGCGTTCCACCACACGTCCGCGCGCCAGCCCGAAGGCATCCTGAACGACATCCACAAGGCGCTGCGCGGTACGCGGGGCGGCGCTGTGGCCGTGGCCCGGATCGAACCGGACGCCGGTCTGCTCCGCTACTGCGGCATCGGCAACGTCGCCGGTTTCCTCCTCGGCCCCGAGTCCCGCAACGGGCTGCTGTCGGCCCCCGGCATCGTCGGCCAGCAGATGCGCACCCTCCGGACGTTCGAGCAGCCACTCGTTCCCGGCGGCGCCCTCGTCATGCACTCCGACGGGCTGACCGAGCGCTGGACGGCGGGGGCGATACCGAATCTGCTCCGCCACACCCCGACCGTGATGGCGGGTCATCTGTTGCGCGAGGCAGCGGTACGCCGCGACGACGCAGGGATCGTGGTCGTCAAGGGGGCATGGTGA
- the hutI gene encoding imidazolonepropionase, whose translation MTTTAITNIASLVTNDPLAPLSDGTFLGLIRDAAVVIEGDRVVWTGESSKAPATDNAVDAGGRAVLPGFVDSHSHLLFAGDRTQEFNARMSGRPYSAGGIRTTVAATRAATDDELSANVARYLDEALHQGTTTFETKSGYGLTVDDESRALRVAARHTDEVTYLGAHVVPDEFADDPAGYVDLVTGPMLDACAPHARWIDVFCERGAFDGDQARAVLTAGRARGLHPRVHANQLGHGPGVQLAVELDAASADHCTHLTDADIDALAQGRTVATLLPGAEFSTRAAWPDARRILDAGATVALSTDCNPGSSFTSSMPFCVALAVRDMGMTPDEAVWSATAGGAAALRRTDVGRIAPGARADLLLLDAPSHVHLAYRPGVPLVAGVWQRGERVVDAHRTGRPSTAR comes from the coding sequence ATGACGACGACCGCCATCACCAACATCGCCAGTCTGGTCACCAACGATCCGCTCGCCCCCCTGAGTGACGGAACCTTCCTCGGCCTGATCCGGGACGCGGCCGTCGTCATCGAAGGCGACCGGGTCGTCTGGACCGGTGAATCAAGCAAAGCACCCGCCACTGACAACGCCGTCGACGCCGGTGGCCGCGCGGTTCTCCCCGGCTTCGTCGACTCCCACTCGCACCTGCTCTTCGCGGGCGACCGCACCCAGGAGTTCAACGCACGGATGTCCGGCCGCCCCTACTCCGCCGGCGGCATCCGGACCACCGTCGCCGCCACCCGCGCCGCCACCGACGACGAACTCTCCGCCAACGTCGCCCGCTATCTCGACGAAGCGCTCCACCAGGGCACCACCACCTTCGAGACCAAGTCCGGCTACGGCCTCACCGTCGACGACGAGTCCCGCGCCCTGCGCGTCGCCGCCCGCCACACCGACGAGGTCACCTACCTCGGCGCCCATGTCGTGCCCGACGAGTTCGCCGACGACCCGGCGGGGTACGTCGACCTCGTCACCGGCCCCATGCTCGACGCCTGCGCCCCGCACGCCCGCTGGATCGACGTGTTCTGCGAAAGGGGCGCCTTCGACGGCGACCAGGCCCGCGCCGTCCTCACCGCGGGCCGCGCCAGGGGCCTGCACCCGCGCGTCCACGCCAACCAGCTCGGTCACGGCCCCGGCGTCCAGCTCGCGGTCGAACTCGACGCCGCGTCCGCCGACCACTGCACCCATCTCACCGACGCCGACATCGACGCCCTGGCCCAGGGCCGTACCGTCGCCACCCTGCTGCCGGGCGCGGAGTTCTCCACCCGCGCGGCCTGGCCCGACGCCCGCCGCATCCTCGACGCGGGCGCCACCGTCGCCCTCTCCACGGACTGCAACCCCGGCTCGTCGTTCACCTCCTCCATGCCGTTCTGCGTCGCCCTCGCCGTACGCGACATGGGGATGACCCCCGACGAGGCCGTCTGGTCCGCCACCGCGGGCGGCGCCGCCGCACTGCGCCGCACCGACGTCGGCCGCATCGCCCCCGGCGCCCGCGCCGACCTGCTCCTGCTCGACGCCCCGAGCCACGTCCACCTCGCCTACCGGCCCGGAGTGCCCCTGGTCGCGGGGGTCTGGCAGCGCGGCGAGCGGGTCGTGGACGCTCACCGGACAGGGCGGCCGTCTACCGCTCGGTGA
- a CDS encoding polysaccharide deacetylase family protein codes for MTAGRGAAAVVVPVLLYHAVMEDPPDWIAEFTVRPRDFAAHLDLIESSGRTPVPVGVLADALAGRPGGCAPLPARPLVLTFDDGFADLPGPTAEALAARSMPGTAYLTTGALVRSPHVGAGPTTDRGGTRGSLLPPAPMMRLDRAPLLERYGIEVGAHTVTHPQLDTLPAAALRRELGDSKAELEDVLGHEVVHLAYPHGYNSPAVRRAARTAGYRSAVAVRHALSSTDDEPYRIARLILRRGHTVADIEAWLSGVGAAVAPFPDALPTVGWRLCRRARAALRGPVFAG; via the coding sequence ATGACCGCCGGGCGGGGTGCGGCGGCCGTCGTCGTCCCCGTACTCCTCTATCACGCGGTGATGGAAGATCCGCCCGACTGGATCGCCGAATTCACCGTGCGGCCAAGGGACTTCGCCGCCCACCTCGATCTGATCGAGTCGTCCGGGCGGACCCCCGTGCCCGTCGGCGTCCTCGCCGACGCGCTGGCCGGCCGCCCCGGCGGGTGTGCTCCGCTGCCGGCCCGGCCCTTGGTTCTCACCTTCGACGACGGATTCGCGGATCTGCCGGGCCCGACCGCCGAGGCGCTGGCCGCGCGGTCGATGCCCGGCACCGCGTATCTCACCACCGGAGCGCTCGTCCGCTCCCCCCACGTCGGCGCGGGGCCCACCACCGACCGGGGCGGGACCCGGGGGAGCCTGCTGCCGCCCGCCCCGATGATGCGGCTGGACCGGGCGCCGCTGCTGGAGCGGTACGGGATCGAGGTCGGCGCCCACACCGTCACCCACCCCCAGCTCGACACCCTGCCCGCCGCCGCTCTGCGTCGTGAACTCGGCGACTCCAAAGCGGAGTTGGAGGACGTGCTGGGACATGAGGTGGTCCATCTCGCCTATCCGCACGGCTACAACAGTCCGGCCGTGCGCCGGGCGGCGCGGACCGCCGGATACCGGAGCGCGGTCGCCGTCCGGCACGCGCTCAGCTCGACGGACGACGAGCCGTACCGCATCGCCCGGCTGATCCTGCGTCGCGGTCACACGGTCGCGGACATCGAGGCATGGCTGTCCGGCGTAGGCGCGGCCGTCGCGCCGTTCCCGGACGCGCTGCCCACCGTCGGCTGGCGGCTCTGCCGACGCGCCCGCGCCGCACTGCGCGGTCCGGTCTTCGCGGGCTGA